Proteins encoded in a region of the Rhizobium sp. CC-YZS058 genome:
- the trpA gene encoding tryptophan synthase subunit alpha: MTERMDTRFAALAAEGRPALVTYVMGGDPDYETSLAILKALPVAGADIIELGMPFSDPMADGPAIQVAGQRALKNGQTLERTLALARDFRRSDNDTPIVMMGYYNPIYIYGVARFVEDAKASGIDGLLIVDLPPEMDDELCIPALDKGLNFIRLATPTTDGRRLPTVLKNTSGFVYYVSMNGITGSALPDPSIVGEAVARIKQHTHLPVCVGFGVKTADHARAIGASADGVVVGTAIVNQLASSLDEHGQATAATVPGIEAMVRSLSSGVRAARLAAAE; this comes from the coding sequence ATGACCGAACGTATGGACACGCGGTTCGCCGCTCTTGCTGCCGAAGGCCGGCCGGCTCTCGTCACCTATGTGATGGGCGGTGACCCCGACTACGAGACCTCGCTCGCCATCCTCAAGGCCCTTCCGGTGGCGGGTGCCGATATCATCGAGCTCGGCATGCCGTTCTCCGATCCCATGGCCGATGGTCCGGCGATCCAGGTGGCCGGCCAGCGCGCGCTGAAGAATGGCCAGACGCTGGAGCGCACGCTCGCTCTCGCCCGCGATTTCCGTCGCAGCGACAACGACACGCCGATCGTGATGATGGGCTATTACAACCCGATCTATATCTACGGCGTCGCGCGCTTCGTCGAGGATGCCAAGGCCTCCGGCATCGACGGTCTGCTGATCGTCGATCTGCCGCCTGAAATGGATGACGAGCTGTGCATTCCGGCACTCGACAAGGGCTTGAACTTCATCCGCCTGGCAACGCCGACGACCGATGGTCGCCGCCTGCCGACGGTTTTGAAGAACACCTCCGGCTTCGTCTATTACGTCTCGATGAACGGCATCACCGGCTCGGCCCTGCCCGATCCTTCGATTGTCGGCGAAGCGGTGGCGCGGATCAAGCAGCATACCCACCTGCCGGTCTGCGTCGGCTTTGGCGTCAAGACTGCCGATCACGCGCGCGCCATCGGTGCCTCGGCGGATGGCGTCGTGGTTGGCACGGCTATCGTCAACCAGCTGGCCTCCAGCCTGGATGAACATGGCCAAGCGACGGCGGCCACCGTTCCCGGCATCGAGGCCATGGTGCGCAGCCTTTCGTCCGGCGTTCGCGCGGCCCGCCTTGCAGCGGCCGAATAA
- a CDS encoding M48 family metallopeptidase, with translation MVPLLRSSLRLRQKQPAPPSTLVMTIDGRSVPLTIKENSRATRLTLRIEPGGRALRLTVPTGLPQREVTDFLDRHRSWLTAKMARFSGESLLEGGGMLFLRGVAHRIARTGRLRGITEAVVEDGEPVLKVSGAPEHLSRRIADFLKKEARLDLERLATAHAKNLGRRITSLTLRDTRSRWGSCAVDGALSFSWRIVMAPPYVIDYLAAHEVAHLEQMNHGPDFWSLCERLCPMTREARHWLKRNGTLLHAIDFS, from the coding sequence ATGGTTCCGCTTTTGAGATCGTCCCTCCGCCTACGGCAGAAGCAGCCAGCGCCGCCCTCGACGCTGGTAATGACGATCGACGGACGCAGCGTGCCCCTGACGATCAAGGAAAACAGCCGTGCCACGCGGCTGACGCTGCGGATCGAACCGGGCGGACGTGCGCTTCGGCTGACGGTGCCAACCGGACTACCACAGCGGGAAGTCACGGATTTCCTCGATCGTCACCGCAGCTGGCTGACCGCCAAAATGGCGCGCTTTTCCGGTGAAAGTCTCTTGGAAGGAGGCGGCATGCTGTTCCTGCGCGGCGTCGCCCATCGCATTGCCCGCACCGGCCGTCTGCGCGGTATTACAGAAGCCGTGGTCGAGGATGGGGAGCCCGTGCTCAAGGTCAGCGGCGCGCCGGAACATCTGAGCCGCCGCATCGCGGATTTCCTCAAGAAGGAAGCACGGCTCGACCTGGAACGTCTTGCCACGGCGCATGCCAAAAACCTCGGCCGGCGCATCACCTCGCTGACGCTTCGCGATACGCGCAGCCGTTGGGGGTCCTGCGCGGTCGATGGCGCGCTTAGCTTTTCCTGGCGCATCGTCATGGCGCCGCCCTATGTGATCGACTACCTCGCCGCCCATGAAGTGGCGCATCTCGAACAGATGAACCACGGACCTGATTTCTGGTCGCTCTGCGAAAGGCTGTGCCCGATGACCCGGGAAGCCCGGCACTGGCTGAAGCGCAACGGAACGCTTCTGCACGCGATCGACTTTTCCTGA
- the trpB gene encoding tryptophan synthase subunit beta → MNETPKPNSFKSGPDEDGRFGIFGGRFVAETLMPLILDLQEEWARAKTDPEFQAELKSLGTHYIGRPSPLYFAERLTQHLGGAKIYFKREELNHTGSHKINNCIGQILLAKRMGKTRIIAETGAGQHGVASATVAARFGFPCVVYMGATDVERQAPNVFRMKLLGAEVKPVTAGNGTLKDAMNEALRDWVTNVDSTYYLIGTAAGPHPYPEMVRDFQAVIGQEAREQMLEAEGRLPDLVIASVGGGSNAIGIFHPFLDDPSVQIIGVEAGGKGLSGEEHCASITAGTPGVLHGNRTYLLQDRDGQIKEGHSISAGLDYPGIGPEHSWLSDIGRVQYVPAMDHEALEAFQLLTRLEGIIPALEPSHALAEIIKRAPTMGKDEIILMNLSGRGDKDIFTVGKILGMGL, encoded by the coding sequence GTGAACGAGACCCCGAAGCCCAATTCCTTTAAGTCCGGTCCCGACGAGGACGGTCGTTTCGGCATTTTCGGTGGGCGCTTCGTCGCCGAAACGCTGATGCCGCTGATCCTGGATTTGCAGGAGGAATGGGCGCGGGCTAAGACCGATCCGGAGTTCCAGGCGGAGCTCAAATCGCTGGGCACGCATTATATCGGTCGTCCGAGTCCGCTTTATTTCGCCGAACGGCTTACCCAGCACCTCGGCGGCGCCAAGATCTACTTCAAGCGCGAAGAGCTGAACCACACTGGATCGCACAAGATCAACAATTGTATCGGGCAGATCCTGCTGGCCAAGCGCATGGGCAAGACCCGGATCATTGCCGAGACCGGCGCCGGCCAGCACGGCGTGGCCTCGGCCACGGTTGCCGCCCGCTTCGGCTTCCCCTGCGTCGTGTATATGGGCGCGACCGACGTCGAGCGCCAGGCGCCGAACGTGTTCCGCATGAAGCTGCTCGGCGCCGAAGTGAAGCCGGTCACAGCCGGCAACGGCACGCTGAAGGACGCGATGAACGAGGCGCTGCGCGACTGGGTCACCAATGTCGACAGCACCTATTATCTGATCGGTACGGCCGCCGGTCCGCATCCCTATCCGGAAATGGTGCGCGACTTCCAGGCCGTCATCGGCCAGGAGGCACGCGAGCAGATGCTGGAGGCGGAAGGCCGCCTGCCGGATCTCGTCATTGCTTCGGTCGGCGGCGGCTCCAACGCCATCGGCATCTTCCATCCCTTCCTCGATGATCCGTCCGTGCAGATCATCGGCGTCGAGGCCGGCGGCAAGGGGCTTAGCGGCGAAGAGCACTGTGCCTCGATCACCGCCGGCACGCCCGGCGTGTTGCACGGCAACCGCACCTATCTGCTGCAGGACCGCGACGGGCAGATCAAGGAAGGCCACTCGATCTCGGCCGGTCTCGATTATCCGGGCATCGGGCCTGAACATTCCTGGCTGAGCGACATCGGCCGCGTCCAGTATGTCCCGGCCATGGACCACGAAGCGCTGGAAGCCTTCCAGCTGCTCACCCGGCTCGAAGGCATCATCCCGGCGCTGGAGCCCAGCCATGCGCTGGCCGAAATCATCAAGCGGGCGCCGACCATGGGCAAGGACGAGATCATCCTCATGAATCTCTCCGGCCGTGGGGACAAGGACATCTTCACCGTCGGCAAAATCCTGGGAATGGGACTGTAA
- a CDS encoding folylpolyglutamate synthase/dihydrofolate synthase family protein, with protein MAGPLLPAAHSEAAGEIDTLLALHPKGFDLSLERITRLLARLGNPQDRLPPIIHIAGTNGKGSATAFTRAILEADGHAVHVHTSPHLVHWHERYRIGVKGGRGTLVEDAVLADAVRRVAAANDGQSITVFEILTAVTFLLFAEHPADVVVLEVGLGGRFDATNVITKPAVSVIMPISLDHQAFLGDRVELIAAEKAGIMKRGCPVVIGAQEDEGARAVLIEAAERLACPYTVYGQDFLAYEEFGRLIYQDEFGLSDLPLPRLSGRHQYANAAAAIRAVKATGLQPSDAAIEKGLVTVEWAGRMQRLPAGRLAGLAPKHAEIWIDGGHNPGAGKVVAETMVGMEERDPRPLVLIIGMINTKDPLGYFTAFAGLAEQVFTVPIRGSDASIDAVALAEDAADAGLKVEAVSSVAEALATIAVLFDGNAPRILIGGSLYLVGEVLAENGTPPR; from the coding sequence ATGGCGGGGCCCCTTCTGCCGGCGGCGCACAGCGAAGCCGCCGGCGAGATCGACACGCTGCTGGCCCTGCATCCGAAAGGCTTCGATCTTTCGCTGGAGCGGATCACGCGCCTGCTCGCCCGGCTCGGCAATCCGCAGGACCGTTTGCCACCGATCATCCATATCGCCGGCACCAACGGCAAGGGATCGGCCACCGCCTTCACCCGCGCCATTCTGGAAGCCGATGGACATGCCGTTCATGTCCACACCTCCCCGCATCTGGTCCATTGGCACGAACGCTACCGCATCGGGGTGAAGGGCGGCCGCGGGACGCTGGTCGAAGACGCCGTTCTGGCCGATGCGGTCCGGCGCGTGGCGGCTGCCAATGACGGCCAGTCGATCACCGTCTTCGAAATCCTCACTGCCGTGACCTTCCTGCTCTTTGCCGAGCATCCGGCCGATGTCGTCGTGCTTGAAGTCGGGCTCGGCGGCCGCTTCGATGCGACCAATGTCATCACCAAGCCGGCCGTCTCGGTCATCATGCCGATCTCGCTCGACCATCAGGCCTTCCTCGGCGACCGGGTCGAGCTGATCGCGGCCGAGAAGGCCGGGATCATGAAACGAGGCTGCCCTGTCGTGATCGGGGCGCAAGAGGACGAGGGCGCGCGCGCCGTGCTGATCGAGGCCGCCGAGCGGCTTGCCTGTCCCTACACGGTTTACGGCCAAGATTTTCTTGCCTACGAAGAATTTGGCAGGCTGATCTACCAGGACGAGTTCGGGCTCTCCGACCTGCCTCTGCCCCGCCTGTCCGGGCGCCACCAATATGCCAATGCCGCCGCCGCCATCCGCGCCGTCAAGGCGACCGGCCTGCAGCCGAGCGATGCGGCGATCGAAAAGGGTCTTGTCACCGTCGAGTGGGCCGGCCGCATGCAGCGGTTACCGGCGGGGCGGCTCGCGGGCCTGGCACCCAAGCACGCGGAAATCTGGATCGATGGCGGCCATAATCCCGGCGCAGGGAAGGTGGTGGCGGAGACGATGGTCGGAATGGAAGAGCGCGACCCGCGCCCGCTCGTCCTCATCATCGGCATGATCAACACCAAGGACCCCCTCGGTTATTTCACGGCCTTCGCCGGCCTCGCCGAGCAGGTGTTCACTGTTCCGATCCGCGGTTCGGATGCCTCGATCGACGCGGTGGCCCTGGCCGAAGACGCCGCCGATGCAGGGCTGAAAGTCGAGGCGGTCTCCTCCGTCGCCGAAGCGCTGGCGACAATCGCGGTGCTGTTTGATGGCAACGCACCGCGCATCCTGATCGGCGGCTCGCTTTACCTGGTGGGCGAGGTGCTTGCCGAGAACGGCACGCCGCCGCGCTGA
- the addA gene encoding double-strand break repair helicase AddA, with protein MADDRHDPPVSALPADWLDFTTRMQGLASDPTRSAWVSANAGSGKTHVLTERVIRLLLSGCRASAILCLTYTKAAAAEMSNRIFQRLGEWVTLDDETLAARIESIERAPPDAMKIAEARRLFARALETPGGLKIQTIHAFCEALLHQFPLEANVAGHFSVLDDRASAVLLTDARRLLLTAAASRGDPELTDAFATVLELADDTGLEKLMGMIVAARSALQSFFDDADRHGGVEARLRQALEIAPQETSETVLSAFWPLEPLAGPRLSHYIDLGRSIGGKTVGKAADGLAAAAALSTPLERYHALCDVFLTSTGKPRADSAFVSAALRKAAPELEALVLAARDRLVALNDRLSVLHMFDATRAALILANRLNRDYEEIKKSRSQLDFDDLIGRTASLLMRSDVSAWVHYKLDRGIDHILVDEAQDTSPVQWSIIGSLADDFFAGESARRGRTMFAVGDEKQSIYSFQGARPEQFSQEADRLERLVQGSGSAFSRIRLQLSFRSTEDVLTAVDGVFRTPAHARGLSATGEPIAHASNRIGHAGLVEVWDTIAPLPGDEEEDWEAAFDATPETAPPNQLAERIAARLADWIGKETITERGTTRAMRPGDVIVLVRKRDAFVTALTRALKANHDIPVAGADRLVLTDHIAVKDLVALGRFLVLPQDDLSLAACLKSPLFSVSEEALASLAAPREPGTSLWSALQEKAAAENGLWRPLMERLGRLQSDAARLPVHDFYATLLGAGGGRAAFLARLGSEASDVLDEFLGFCLDHEENGLPGLQSFLASLELEAPTIKREQDKERNEIRVMTVHAAKGLEAPVVFLVDSGGKAFVSQHMPSLRMIEPEAGGERFPVWQAPGSTSNSILDRDKARLKDLAEQEYRRLLYVGMTRAADRLIVCGYRGKTLNPESWHAMVEAGLSADPDRRLEPMQFSAGGLAWSGFRWLAKSPRRSLPSEPADQKAMAEDVAVPATLLAPLPPQRRLPRPLSPSGAGLTVDDDASETVVGSRLFPEDRSSDGASLLRGAVLHRLLQVLPGLAPGERQAAAERYLHRALPRWPESQRRGILDAVLRILDAPALSPLFSGTSRAEVSIMGTLRLGRSEHAVSGRIDRLAVEDKFVTIVDFKTNRTVPKSTADIPFVYCAQLAIYRALLTPLYPGHTIRCILIFTEGPQVMEVESHRLDAALEEIATK; from the coding sequence ATGGCTGACGATCGTCACGACCCGCCGGTCTCGGCCCTGCCCGCCGACTGGCTGGACTTCACCACGCGCATGCAGGGGCTTGCTTCAGACCCCACACGCTCGGCATGGGTTTCGGCCAATGCCGGATCCGGCAAGACGCATGTGCTGACCGAGCGTGTCATTCGGCTGTTGCTCTCCGGCTGCCGCGCCTCGGCTATTCTGTGCCTGACCTATACGAAGGCAGCGGCGGCCGAAATGTCGAACCGCATCTTTCAGCGGCTCGGCGAATGGGTGACGCTCGATGACGAGACCTTGGCCGCGCGGATCGAATCGATCGAGCGGGCGCCCCCGGATGCGATGAAGATTGCCGAGGCGCGCCGCCTCTTCGCCCGCGCCCTCGAAACGCCAGGCGGACTGAAGATCCAGACCATCCACGCCTTTTGCGAGGCGCTGCTGCACCAGTTTCCGCTGGAAGCCAATGTCGCCGGTCATTTCTCCGTTCTTGACGACCGGGCCTCGGCGGTTCTGCTAACCGATGCGCGCCGGCTGCTGCTGACTGCCGCCGCCAGCCGGGGCGATCCCGAGCTGACCGATGCCTTTGCCACTGTGCTGGAGCTTGCCGACGATACCGGGCTCGAAAAGCTGATGGGGATGATCGTTGCCGCCCGATCGGCCCTCCAGTCCTTCTTCGACGATGCGGACCGCCACGGCGGCGTCGAGGCCCGGCTGCGCCAAGCCCTTGAGATCGCCCCGCAGGAAACGAGCGAGACCGTGCTTTCGGCTTTCTGGCCGCTTGAGCCGCTGGCGGGCCCTAGGCTCTCTCACTATATCGATCTCGGCCGCTCCATCGGCGGAAAGACCGTTGGCAAGGCTGCAGACGGCCTTGCAGCCGCTGCAGCTCTCTCGACGCCGCTCGAGCGCTATCATGCGCTTTGCGACGTCTTCCTGACCTCGACCGGTAAGCCGAGGGCGGACTCTGCCTTCGTTTCCGCAGCCTTGCGCAAGGCTGCGCCGGAACTGGAAGCACTGGTGCTTGCTGCGCGCGATCGCCTGGTGGCGCTCAATGACCGGCTGAGCGTCCTGCACATGTTCGACGCCACCCGCGCGGCACTGATCCTCGCGAACCGGCTGAACCGCGATTATGAGGAGATCAAGAAGAGCCGCAGCCAGCTCGATTTCGACGACCTCATCGGCCGGACCGCGAGCCTGCTCATGCGTTCCGATGTCAGCGCCTGGGTTCATTACAAGCTCGATCGCGGCATTGACCACATTCTCGTCGACGAGGCACAGGATACGAGCCCCGTGCAATGGTCGATCATCGGCTCGCTCGCGGATGATTTCTTTGCCGGCGAATCGGCGCGGCGCGGTCGCACCATGTTCGCGGTGGGCGATGAAAAACAGTCGATCTATTCTTTCCAGGGCGCGCGGCCCGAGCAGTTCTCGCAGGAGGCCGACCGCCTGGAAAGACTGGTGCAAGGCAGCGGCAGCGCCTTCAGCCGCATTCGCCTGCAGCTCTCCTTCCGCTCGACCGAAGATGTGCTGACGGCGGTAGACGGCGTGTTCCGGACGCCGGCCCATGCCCGCGGTTTGAGCGCGACCGGAGAGCCGATCGCCCATGCCTCGAACCGGATCGGCCATGCCGGCCTGGTCGAGGTTTGGGACACGATCGCACCCCTGCCGGGCGACGAGGAGGAGGATTGGGAGGCCGCCTTCGATGCGACGCCGGAAACCGCGCCGCCCAATCAGCTGGCCGAGCGGATTGCCGCGCGCCTGGCAGACTGGATCGGCAAGGAGACGATCACCGAACGCGGCACGACCCGTGCGATGCGACCCGGCGACGTCATCGTGCTCGTGCGCAAGCGCGACGCCTTCGTGACGGCGCTGACCCGTGCGCTCAAGGCCAATCATGATATTCCTGTTGCCGGAGCAGACCGGCTGGTGCTGACCGATCATATCGCCGTGAAGGATCTTGTGGCGCTCGGTCGGTTTCTGGTCTTGCCGCAGGACGATCTGTCGTTGGCCGCCTGCCTGAAGAGCCCGCTCTTCTCGGTGAGCGAGGAGGCCTTGGCATCGCTGGCCGCACCGCGCGAGCCGGGCACGAGCCTGTGGTCGGCGCTCCAGGAAAAGGCAGCGGCGGAGAATGGACTGTGGCGCCCGCTCATGGAGCGGCTCGGCCGGCTACAGTCCGATGCCGCACGGCTGCCGGTGCATGATTTCTATGCGACGCTGCTTGGAGCGGGTGGCGGACGCGCCGCCTTCCTTGCCAGGCTCGGCAGCGAGGCGAGCGATGTGCTCGATGAGTTTCTGGGCTTCTGTCTCGACCATGAGGAGAACGGGCTGCCTGGCCTTCAGAGTTTTCTCGCCAGCCTGGAACTCGAAGCACCGACCATCAAGCGCGAGCAGGACAAGGAGCGCAACGAGATCCGGGTGATGACCGTTCACGCGGCCAAAGGCCTCGAGGCGCCGGTGGTGTTCCTCGTCGACAGCGGCGGCAAGGCATTCGTTTCCCAGCATATGCCGAGCCTGCGCATGATCGAGCCGGAGGCGGGTGGGGAGCGGTTCCCGGTCTGGCAGGCGCCCGGCTCCACCTCGAACAGCATTCTCGACCGGGACAAGGCCCGGCTGAAGGATCTGGCCGAGCAGGAATATCGGCGTCTTCTGTATGTCGGCATGACGCGGGCTGCCGACCGGCTGATCGTGTGCGGCTATCGCGGCAAGACGCTCAATCCCGAAAGCTGGCATGCCATGGTGGAAGCCGGGCTTTCGGCCGACCCGGATCGCCGGCTCGAGCCCATGCAGTTCTCCGCCGGCGGGCTGGCATGGTCGGGCTTCCGCTGGCTGGCCAAAAGCCCGCGCCGCAGCCTTCCGTCCGAGCCCGCCGACCAAAAGGCGATGGCGGAGGACGTGGCTGTTCCCGCAACCCTTCTGGCACCGCTGCCGCCCCAACGCCGCCTTCCCCGACCCTTAAGCCCCTCCGGGGCGGGACTGACCGTCGATGATGACGCGAGCGAGACCGTGGTCGGCTCGCGGCTCTTTCCGGAGGATCGATCGTCCGATGGTGCCTCGCTGCTGCGCGGCGCGGTGCTGCATCGTCTCCTTCAGGTCCTGCCCGGTCTTGCACCGGGTGAACGCCAGGCTGCCGCCGAACGCTATCTGCACCGCGCCCTGCCTCGCTGGCCGGAAAGCCAGCGCCGCGGGATCCTCGACGCCGTGCTGCGCATCCTTGACGCCCCGGCGCTCTCTCCCCTCTTCTCGGGGACGAGCCGCGCGGAAGTCTCGATCATGGGAACGCTGCGGCTTGGCCGAAGCGAGCATGCGGTCTCGGGCCGGATCGACCGGCTGGCTGTCGAGGACAAGTTCGTCACGATCGTCGATTTCAAGACCAACCGGACTGTGCCGAAAAGCACCGCCGACATTCCCTTCGTCTACTGCGCACAGTTGGCCATCTATCGCGCGCTGCTGACGCCGCTCTACCCCGGCCACACCATCCGCTGCATCCTGATTTTCACGGAGGGACCGCAGGTGATGGAGGTGGAAAGCCACCGTCTGGACGCCGCGCTTGAAGAGATCGCGACAAAGTGA
- the trxA gene encoding thioredoxin: protein MATVKVDTSNFQDEVLNAQEPVIVDFWAEWCGPCKMIAPSLEEISNELAGKVKVAKINIDENPEIAAQYGVRSIPTLAMFKAGEVADIKVGAAPKTALSSWIASAA, encoded by the coding sequence ATGGCGACTGTGAAAGTCGATACGTCCAATTTTCAGGATGAAGTTCTGAACGCACAGGAGCCGGTCATCGTTGATTTCTGGGCCGAGTGGTGCGGTCCGTGCAAGATGATCGCCCCGAGCCTGGAAGAAATCTCCAACGAGCTCGCCGGCAAGGTGAAGGTCGCCAAGATCAACATCGATGAAAACCCGGAAATCGCGGCCCAGTACGGCGTGCGCTCCATTCCGACCCTTGCCATGTTCAAGGCCGGCGAAGTGGCGGACATCAAGGTAGGCGCAGCCCCGAAGACCGCTCTGAGCTCCTGGATTGCCAGCGCCGCCTGA
- a CDS encoding phosphoribosylanthranilate isomerase — MAIDVKICGLRTPEAVDKAVQRGASHLGFIFFGPSPRNIEPDDAARLADRVRGRTKIVAVTVDADNDMLDEIVSQLDPDLLQLHGHETADRVLEVGAIYGKPIIKAFSVREADDLRGLEAYQGIVERFLFDAKAPKGSLLPGGNGVSFDWRLLAALDGKVDYMLSGGLNADNIGEALSLTGAHAVDVSSGVESAPGVKDLSRMDAFFDALDAATADERARSRM; from the coding sequence ATGGCAATCGACGTAAAAATTTGTGGCTTGCGAACGCCGGAGGCGGTGGACAAGGCTGTGCAGCGCGGCGCCAGCCATCTCGGATTTATCTTTTTCGGTCCGAGCCCGCGCAATATCGAGCCGGATGATGCCGCGCGGCTAGCGGACCGGGTTCGCGGACGAACGAAGATCGTCGCGGTTACCGTCGATGCCGATAATGATATGCTGGACGAAATCGTCTCCCAGCTCGATCCCGACCTGTTGCAGCTTCACGGCCATGAAACGGCCGATCGCGTTCTGGAGGTTGGCGCCATTTATGGCAAGCCGATCATCAAGGCGTTCTCCGTCCGCGAGGCGGATGATCTTCGCGGCCTCGAGGCCTATCAGGGGATCGTCGAGCGTTTTCTCTTCGACGCCAAGGCCCCCAAGGGGTCGCTGCTGCCGGGTGGCAACGGCGTCTCCTTCGACTGGCGACTCCTTGCCGCGCTTGACGGCAAGGTGGATTACATGCTTTCCGGGGGCTTGAACGCTGACAATATTGGCGAGGCCCTGTCGCTGACAGGCGCGCATGCGGTCGATGTTTCCTCTGGAGTAGAAAGCGCGCCAGGCGTGAAGGATCTCTCGCGGATGGACGCATTTTTTGATGCACTCGATGCTGCGACGGCAGACGAGCGCGCAAGGAGCAGGATGTGA
- the accD gene encoding acetyl-CoA carboxylase, carboxyltransferase subunit beta gives MNWITNYVRPKINSMLGRREVPDNLWIKCPETGEMVFHRDLEENKWVIPASGFHMKMPAKARLKDLFDDGVYDALPQPKVAQDPLKFRDSKKYTDRLRDSRAKTELEDTILAGVGSVKGVKLVAVVHEFNFMGGSLGIAAGEAIIKAFERALAEKCPLVIFPASGGARMQEGILSLMQLPRTTVAVQMLKEAGLPYIVVLTNPTTGGVTASYAMLGDLHLAEPGAEICFAGKRVIEQTIREKLPEGFQTSEYLMEHGMVDMVVKRHDIPSTLAQVLKILMKKPVEATKREPVTAIAAPAGVPIAASV, from the coding sequence GTGAACTGGATCACCAATTACGTCCGCCCGAAGATCAATTCGATGCTCGGTCGCCGCGAGGTGCCGGACAATCTCTGGATCAAATGCCCGGAAACCGGCGAGATGGTCTTCCATCGCGATCTTGAGGAGAACAAGTGGGTCATCCCCGCCTCCGGCTTTCATATGAAGATGCCGGCCAAGGCACGGTTGAAGGACCTGTTCGACGACGGCGTCTACGACGCCCTGCCGCAGCCCAAGGTGGCGCAGGATCCGCTGAAGTTCCGCGACTCCAAGAAATACACCGACCGCTTGCGTGACAGCCGCGCCAAGACAGAGCTCGAGGACACGATCCTTGCCGGTGTGGGCTCGGTCAAGGGCGTCAAGCTCGTTGCGGTCGTGCACGAATTCAACTTCATGGGCGGGTCGCTCGGCATTGCCGCGGGTGAAGCGATCATCAAGGCCTTCGAGCGGGCGCTGGCCGAGAAATGCCCGCTGGTCATCTTCCCTGCCTCGGGCGGCGCGCGCATGCAGGAAGGCATCCTGTCGCTGATGCAGCTGCCGCGCACCACGGTTGCCGTGCAGATGCTGAAGGAAGCCGGTCTGCCCTACATCGTCGTATTGACCAATCCCACCACCGGCGGCGTGACGGCATCCTATGCCATGCTCGGCGATCTGCATCTGGCCGAGCCCGGTGCGGAAATCTGCTTTGCCGGAAAGCGCGTCATCGAACAGACGATCCGCGAAAAACTTCCCGAAGGCTTCCAGACATCCGAATATCTGATGGAGCACGGCATGGTGGACATGGTGGTCAAGCGCCATGATATTCCGTCCACGCTCGCACAGGTCCTGAAGATCCTGATGAAGAAGCCGGTGGAGGCGACCAAACGTGAACCGGTCACCGCCATTGCGGCGCCGGCTGGCGTTCCGATCGCCGCCAGCGTCTGA
- a CDS encoding DUF2852 domain-containing protein: protein MNQSALIRPDWTPATIALMVLGFVVFWPLGLAMLAYILFGERLKSFKRDANASVDTVFSGLRGFGRGSPVGRTGNVAFDDWRDAELTRLDEERRRLDEMREEFDDYVRELRRAKDQDEFDRFMRERRNAGTGPITGYTGN from the coding sequence ATGAATCAATCTGCCCTGATCCGACCGGACTGGACGCCCGCGACCATCGCTTTGATGGTGCTGGGCTTCGTGGTCTTCTGGCCGCTCGGCCTTGCCATGCTCGCCTATATCCTGTTCGGCGAGCGCCTGAAGAGCTTCAAGCGCGATGCCAATGCATCTGTTGATACGGTCTTCTCCGGTCTCCGCGGGTTTGGCCGTGGCAGCCCCGTCGGCCGCACCGGCAATGTCGCCTTCGACGACTGGCGTGATGCAGAGCTGACGCGGCTCGACGAGGAGCGCCGTCGCCTGGATGAAATGCGCGAGGAGTTCGACGATTATGTTCGCGAGCTGCGTCGTGCCAAGGACCAGGACGAGTTCGACCGCTTCATGCGCGAACGCCGCAACGCCGGCACCGGCCCGATCACCGGCTACACCGGCAACTAA